A single region of the Mercenaria mercenaria strain notata chromosome 6, MADL_Memer_1, whole genome shotgun sequence genome encodes:
- the LOC123548834 gene encoding carcinoembryonic antigen-related cell adhesion molecule 20-like, whose translation MYDVDIYRFASVEIVVPPAGNCGDDTVLTCVVEDASSKFTGWFGLGRDLMNNGAAVHPEDSKKYTQAVNGSSFSLIIKDTDIHDQGKYKCRVGFSESQLKMLIIECKAKYVNLILTRDRHLIVILKSVYPRPQIKLNIFEEDGTKTVLKGSFRKQCSSLQDWLLTCEWTSSNAVQDGNYSYSATVTTVTTSIYNGYFKISIPNTIRLDPSTESYHVEEYSEINNVTCTVYCNPECQYVWRDGHGNNISTSSVLALGKVDRSLQGEYVCNAWNWFGKVNDTVFVTVLYGPESIVFTPSSTTYVKNEGEMIENIQCSVVCNPNCTVEWFQAERIEETVVSNSGYLGFGSVKRQDAGVYKCVATNTDIQGDPSIQKSLELEVRYGPDTVKLSSGSDVTLILGEISQDITCSSECNPPCFFTWSHVNSTILSNDSILSLGKVEFTVQGEYRCTVSNDATGKTIYTTLTVVVENPEQTQEGTTSGAIIGGVVGMVVLLGLIATLAFLCYKRKQHETLKTKDTGKNTSQCDVSQQENRTTDTAYVDLKERGESKKEDVYDELTVSVTDVSASYENASVHGY comes from the exons ATGTATGATGTTGACATATATA GATTTGCGTCAGTAGAAATTGTCGTACCTCCTGCTGGAAACTGTGGTGATGATACTGTTCTTACATGTGTCGTCGAAGATGCATCGAGCAAGTTTACGGGATGGTTTGGTCTAGGGAGAGATTTAATGAACAATGGGGCAGCAGTCCATCCGGAGGATTCTAAAAAATATACTCAAGCAGTTAATGGATCATCCTTTTCTTTGATCATAAAAGATACTGACATACATGACCAGGGAAAATACAAATGCAGAGTTGGATTTTCAGAGAGTCaacttaaaatgttaattatagAAT GTAAAGCTAAATACGTGAATCTCATACTGACCAGGGACAGACACCTTATCGTGATCTTGAAAAGTGTATATCCCAGACCACAAATAAAGTTAAACATTTTCGAAGAA GATGGTACAAAAACAGTGTTAAAGGGATCATTTAGAAAGCAATGTTCCTCTTTACAAGACTGGCTATTGACTTGCGAGTGGACGTCCAGTAATGCAGTGCAAGATGGAAACTATAGCTACAGTGCTACCGTGACAACTGTAACAACGTCAATATACAATGgatatttcaaaataa GTATTCCAAACACAATTAGATTAGACCCAAGTACAGAATCATACCACGTAGAAGAGTATAGCGAGATTAATAATGTAACATGTACAGTATATTGTAATCCTGAGTGTCAGTATGTTTGGAGAGATGGTCATGGCAACAACATAAGTACTTCCAGTGTGCTCGCTTTGGGAAAGGTTGACAGATCATTACAAGGAGAGTACGTATGCAATGCATGGAACTGGTTTGGAAAAGTCAACGACACAGTATTTGTGACAGTTCTGT atggCCCGGAGTCCATCGTGTTTACTCCAAGTAGTACAACGTACGTCAAAAATGAGGGtgaaatgattgaaaacattCAATGTTCTGTAGTATGTAATCCAAATTGTACAGTAGAATGGTTTCAAGCTGAAAGAATCGAAGAAACTGTTGTAAGCAACAGTGGCTATTTGGGATTTGGGAGCGTAAAAAGACAAGATGCTGGAGTGTACAAATGTGTTGCAACGAATACCGACATTCAAGGAGATCCTTCCATTCAAAAATCCCTGGAATTAGAAGTCAGAT ATGGACCCGATACTGTGAAACTAAGCAGCGGATCCGACGTTACATTAATACTTGGAGAAATCTCTCAAGATATTACATGCTCGTCGGAATGCAATCCACCATGCTTCTTCACTTGGTCACATGTTAACAGTACCATTTTGAGCAATGACTCCATTTTGTCTTTGGGTAAGGTCGAATTTACTGTCCAGGGAGAGTACAGATGCACTGTTTCTAACGATGCAACCGGGAAAACTATATACACCACTCTCACTGTTGTTGTGGAAA ATCCTGAACAAACACAAGAAGGAACTACTTCTGGTGCTATAATTGGTGGTGTTGTAGGAATGGTAGTTTTATTAGGACTTATTGCAACACTTGCATTCTTGTGTTACAAGAGGAAACAACATG AAACTTTGAAAACCAAGGACACAGGGAAAAACACAAGTCAATG CGATGTTAGTCAACAAGAAAACAGAACGACTGATACTGCATATGTAGACCTTAAAGAACGTGGAGAAAGTAAGAAAGAAGACGTTTATGATGAACTTACTGTGTCGGTGACAG ATGTGAGTGCGAGTTACGAAAATGCTTCCGTACATGGATATTGA